A DNA window from ANME-2 cluster archaeon contains the following coding sequences:
- the queC gene encoding 7-cyano-7-deazaguanine synthase QueC: MTGAVTLLSSGLDSTVAFKQALDTFDNVICLTFDYGQRAASIEIEKAAAICKKYHCKHHIIPLPWYRNFGGALTGTEELSTPSMTELDDATKSNETARSVWVPARNMVFLSIAASFAEEHGLECIVVGFDAEEAATFPDNSPEFIELFDRVMEYGTLNHPRIFAPLADLDKEGIVRLGLEIEAPLEYSWSCYTAGPVPCGVCESCMRRKRAFSRVGVPDPLLERLGKS, from the coding sequence ATGACAGGCGCAGTAACATTACTCTCATCGGGTCTGGATTCCACAGTAGCCTTCAAGCAGGCCCTGGACACCTTCGATAACGTGATATGCCTTACCTTTGACTATGGACAGCGGGCAGCGTCCATCGAAATAGAGAAGGCCGCTGCCATCTGTAAAAAGTACCATTGTAAACACCATATTATCCCCCTGCCCTGGTACAGAAACTTCGGCGGTGCCCTGACCGGAACTGAAGAACTTTCCACCCCTTCCATGACCGAACTGGACGATGCCACAAAGTCAAATGAGACCGCCCGCAGCGTATGGGTCCCGGCGCGAAACATGGTATTCTTATCCATTGCCGCCTCCTTTGCCGAGGAGCACGGGCTGGAATGTATCGTGGTGGGATTCGATGCCGAGGAAGCAGCCACCTTCCCTGACAACTCACCTGAATTCATAGAATTGTTTGACAGGGTCATGGAATACGGCACCCTGAACCATCCCCGGATATTCGCACCTCTTGCAGACCTGGACAAGGAAGGTATTGTCAGGTTGGGGCTGGAAATAGAGGCGCCCCTGGAATATTCGTGGTCATGTTACACGGCCGGGCCCGTTCCCTGTGGTGTATGCGAGTCGTGCATGCGCCGGAAACGTGCTTTTTCAAGGGTAGGTGTTCCTGACCCATTACTGGAACGACTGGGAAAATCTTAA